The genomic interval GACCTTGCCGGGGGGACCGACACCACATGGCATCCCCGGACATGCGCGTCACCCCCGACACTCCGGCCCTCGGCGACCAGTTGCCAGGTCGCTCGACAGACTCAGCCCCCACGGGCACCGTGCAGCCGCCCCCGGCACCGCGACCCGCGCGGTCCCGGATGCAGGCCTACGCCGACTTCGTCCGCAGTCCCGAAGGCCACGCGGCCCTCATGGGTTTCGTCGGCGCCATCATGATCACCTTCGGCGGCTTCGGCGCGGGCAGCGTGCGCAAGGTCGACCCGCTGCTGGAATCCTGGCACCTGTCGTGGCTACGTTTCGGGCACGGGCTGGTGCTGTCGAGCATGTTCGTCTGGATCGGCGTGCTGCTCATGATCACCGCGTGGGTCCGGCTGGGCCGCACCACCATCGGCATGAGCGAGCGGCCCGGCGCCGAGGTGACCCTGAACGAGTTGCGCGCGATCGTCGGCATCTGGATCTTCCCGCTGCTGTTCGCGGCGCCCATGTTCAGCCGCGACGCCTACTCCTACCTGGCCCAGGGCGCGCTGCTGCGGGACGGCTTCGACCCCTACAGCGTCGGGCCGGTCGCCAATCCGGGTGTGCTGCTGGACAACGTGAGCCCGGTCTGGACCACCACCACCGCGCCCTACGGCCCGATCTTCCTGCTGCTCGCCCGCGGCATCACCGCGATCACCGGTGACAACGTGGTCGCGGGCACCATCGGCCTGCGCCTGGTGATGCTGCCCGGTCTGGCGCTGATGATGTGGGCGGTGCCCTATCTGACCAAGCACCTCGGCGGTAAGCCGACGGTCGCGCTGTGGCTGGCGGTGCTCAATCCGCTGGTGCTGATCCACCTGATCGGCGGCGTGCACAACGAAATGCTCATGGTCGGGCTGATGTGCGCGGGCATCGCGCTGGTGCTGGAGCGTCATCATGTGGCGGGCATCGTGGTGGTCGCCATCGGTGTCGCGATCAAGGCGACCGCGGGTATCGCGTTGCCCTTCCTGGTGTGGATCTGGATGCTGCACGAGAAGGAGAAACGCGCCGCCGAGCGCCTGGGTAAGGCGGCCGACGATCCGGACCTAGTGGATCCGGATGCGGCCCGGCCGTCACCCGACATGCCGCATCCGGCGTTCGTCTTCGCCAAGATCGCGGGCTTGGGCCTGCTCGTCTTCGCGGCCGTGTTCGCGGCGGCCTCGCTGATCGCGGGTGTCGGCATCGGCTGGCTGCAAGCGCTGCAAGGCTCGAACAAGATCATCAACTGGCTC from Nocardia goodfellowii carries:
- a CDS encoding alpha-(1->6)-mannopyranosyltransferase A — its product is MRVTPDTPALGDQLPGRSTDSAPTGTVQPPPAPRPARSRMQAYADFVRSPEGHAALMGFVGAIMITFGGFGAGSVRKVDPLLESWHLSWLRFGHGLVLSSMFVWIGVLLMITAWVRLGRTTIGMSERPGAEVTLNELRAIVGIWIFPLLFAAPMFSRDAYSYLAQGALLRDGFDPYSVGPVANPGVLLDNVSPVWTTTTAPYGPIFLLLARGITAITGDNVVAGTIGLRLVMLPGLALMMWAVPYLTKHLGGKPTVALWLAVLNPLVLIHLIGGVHNEMLMVGLMCAGIALVLERHHVAGIVVVAIGVAIKATAGIALPFLVWIWMLHEKEKRAAERLGKAADDPDLVDPDAARPSPDMPHPAFVFAKIAGLGLLVFAAVFAAASLIAGVGIGWLQALQGSNKIINWLSLPTVLAHMVTWVTPLGFPPVLDVTRLMCEILMVLLLVLTWWRFRHSEREAVLGIMIAFVAIVILSPAALPWYYSWPLALAAGFALSTTTLMVLVGLCTWLMLVFQPDGSIGLYNFPHVAAAIFAAVVAAMSLRKVDPLRLRATPPPVEAPAARA